The proteins below are encoded in one region of Aeromonas veronii:
- a CDS encoding sphingomyelin phosphodiesterase translates to MHLLPRYTALIFAASLPLQALADTDVYLTNNGPEPLQLEIRQSGSGQLQQGSQWTQHRTELGPWESAMVLSFNRYEGVKAGKDYLFETRVTTASGDTYRLNQRMEGTWWNTTLQHGGETPTGASGWQSDRAIHRLAGPQELAFAAKFTGRYDDLHYMLTPPKQVEQPEPAENALKVASYNVWALPVIASSIGERLALLPDHLKGYDALLLQEVFDGRREGFLQALAREYPYQTRVLDKPGVNIHDGGVVIVSRYPIVREAQLVYPQCTGTDCFADKGVMYAEVIKGGKAWHLFATHTASFDTDEARRLRQIQFGQIRALATSLAIPATDTVIYGGDFNVNKRKFADDYANMLANLNAHEPAYGGYTEATFDPRLNPYAGGPLSGGANVEYLDYLVVSREYGAVSHNLNSVWIPRTSDGSLWPASNLSDHFPVKGEIVR, encoded by the coding sequence ATGCACCTGCTCCCCCGATACACCGCCCTGATCTTCGCCGCTTCCCTGCCATTGCAGGCCTTGGCCGATACCGATGTCTACCTCACCAACAACGGCCCCGAGCCCCTGCAACTGGAGATCCGCCAGAGCGGCAGCGGCCAGTTGCAGCAAGGCAGCCAGTGGACGCAGCATCGAACCGAGCTCGGCCCCTGGGAGAGCGCCATGGTGCTCAGCTTCAATCGCTACGAGGGAGTGAAAGCGGGCAAGGACTACTTGTTCGAGACCCGCGTCACCACCGCCAGCGGTGACACCTATCGCCTCAACCAGCGAATGGAGGGCACCTGGTGGAACACCACGCTGCAACACGGCGGCGAAACTCCCACCGGCGCCTCCGGCTGGCAGAGCGATCGCGCCATCCATCGCCTCGCGGGGCCGCAGGAGCTGGCCTTCGCCGCCAAGTTCACCGGCCGCTACGACGATCTGCACTATATGCTGACCCCGCCCAAGCAGGTGGAACAACCCGAGCCGGCGGAAAACGCGCTGAAGGTCGCCAGCTACAACGTCTGGGCCCTGCCGGTCATCGCCTCCAGCATCGGCGAGCGGCTGGCCCTGCTACCCGACCATCTCAAGGGTTACGACGCCCTGCTGCTGCAGGAGGTATTTGACGGCCGCCGCGAAGGCTTCCTGCAGGCGCTCGCCAGGGAATACCCCTATCAGACCAGGGTGCTCGACAAGCCGGGGGTCAACATCCACGACGGCGGCGTGGTGATCGTCAGCCGCTACCCCATAGTGCGCGAAGCCCAGCTGGTCTATCCCCAGTGCACCGGTACCGACTGCTTCGCCGACAAGGGGGTGATGTACGCCGAGGTGATCAAGGGGGGCAAGGCCTGGCACCTGTTCGCCACCCACACCGCCAGCTTCGACACCGACGAGGCGCGCAGGCTGCGCCAGATCCAGTTCGGGCAAATTCGCGCCCTGGCCACCAGCCTCGCGATCCCGGCCACGGATACCGTCATCTACGGCGGCGACTTCAACGTCAACAAGCGCAAGTTCGCCGATGACTACGCCAATATGCTGGCCAATCTCAATGCCCATGAACCCGCCTACGGCGGCTATACCGAGGCGACTTTCGACCCCAGACTCAATCCTTACGCCGGTGGCCCCCTCTCCGGTGGCGCCAACGTCGAGTACCTGGACTATCTGGTGGTGAGCCGGGAGTACGGCGCCGTGAGTCATAACCTCAACAGCGTCTGGATCCCGCGCACCAGCGACGGCAGCCTCTGGCCCGCCAGCAACCTTTCGGATCACTTCCCGGTCAAGGGGGAAATTGTCCGATGA
- a CDS encoding alkaline phosphatase D family protein, producing the protein MSSLVMGPLLGLESETQYSICFLAQASCKRAAVRINGEVLAASKQADTPKGGFWRFVWQASPKKAGTVIDYEILLDDQPARGLGGYDKWQFYMPGKKESVLIGYASCNGFSDFKLLTSTPAPYAMWDKLAAEHKTHPFSLLLMGGDQVYADSLWTSVPTLKAWNELDRAEKVKRKATQTMVDQLDRFYCELYCKQWGRLEVAFMLSRVPSAMMWDDHDIFDGWGSYPEDLQRCEVYQAIYAAAAKYFRLFQLRTGANAALLDKSLGHHSWRLGFRGYQILALDNRATRTLTQVMSRAQWDQINEALAGCTSGDLLVMTGVPVVYRDFSFSEAALDATPWEEELTDDLKDHWRAKAHEGERARLIMRLLDNARLRRKNARADKNTSLEPKTLILSGDVHVGCLGVVQDKREGVLNLHQLVSSGIVHPCPTQFQWMGILAMTNDNPEYLDESRLIRTELLKPFGAPVYLRTRNFATLQMGTDGKLWANWRCENGLDASYPLA; encoded by the coding sequence ATGAGCAGTCTGGTAATGGGGCCCTTGCTGGGGCTCGAATCAGAGACCCAATACAGCATCTGTTTTCTGGCGCAGGCCAGCTGCAAGCGCGCGGCCGTGAGGATCAACGGCGAGGTGCTGGCCGCCAGCAAGCAGGCGGACACCCCGAAAGGGGGCTTCTGGCGATTCGTCTGGCAGGCGAGTCCCAAGAAGGCAGGCACTGTCATCGACTACGAGATATTGCTGGATGACCAGCCAGCACGAGGTCTCGGTGGATACGATAAATGGCAGTTTTATATGCCAGGAAAGAAGGAGAGTGTGCTGATAGGTTACGCCTCCTGCAACGGTTTTTCCGATTTCAAACTGCTCACCTCCACCCCGGCACCCTACGCCATGTGGGACAAGCTCGCCGCCGAACACAAGACACATCCCTTCTCCCTGCTGCTGATGGGGGGAGATCAGGTCTATGCGGACTCCCTCTGGACGAGCGTGCCGACCCTGAAAGCCTGGAACGAGCTGGACAGGGCGGAGAAGGTCAAACGCAAGGCGACCCAGACCATGGTGGATCAGCTGGATCGCTTCTATTGCGAGCTCTACTGCAAGCAGTGGGGGCGTCTCGAGGTGGCCTTCATGCTCTCCCGGGTGCCGAGCGCCATGATGTGGGACGATCACGACATCTTCGATGGCTGGGGCAGCTACCCGGAGGATCTGCAGCGCTGCGAGGTCTATCAGGCCATCTATGCTGCCGCCGCCAAATATTTCCGCTTGTTCCAACTGCGCACCGGCGCCAATGCGGCGTTGCTGGACAAGAGTCTGGGCCATCACTCCTGGCGGCTCGGCTTCCGAGGCTACCAGATCCTGGCGCTGGACAACCGGGCCACCCGCACCCTGACCCAGGTGATGAGCCGGGCCCAGTGGGATCAGATCAACGAGGCGCTGGCGGGCTGCACCAGCGGGGATCTGCTGGTGATGACGGGGGTGCCCGTGGTCTATCGGGATTTCTCCTTCAGTGAAGCGGCGCTGGACGCCACTCCCTGGGAGGAGGAGCTGACCGATGATCTCAAGGATCACTGGCGCGCCAAGGCCCATGAAGGGGAGCGGGCCCGCCTCATCATGCGGTTGCTGGACAATGCCCGGCTGCGGCGCAAGAACGCCAGGGCGGACAAAAATACCAGCCTGGAGCCCAAGACCCTGATCCTGTCCGGGGACGTGCACGTGGGGTGCCTCGGGGTCGTTCAGGACAAGCGGGAGGGGGTGCTGAACCTGCATCAGCTGGTCTCCTCCGGCATCGTCCACCCGTGCCCCACCCAGTTCCAGTGGATGGGGATCCTGGCCATGACCAACGACAACCCCGAGTACCTGGACGAGAGCCGGCTGATCCGCACCGAACTCCTCAAGCCGTTCGGGGCGCCCGTCTACCTGCGCACCCGCAACTTCGCCACCCTGCAGATGGGCACGGATGGCAAGCTGTGGGCCAACTGGCGCTGTGAAAATGGACTGGATGCCAGCTATCCCCTGGCCTGA
- a CDS encoding DEAD/DEAH box helicase — translation MTFCELELHPALLASLPATLQRPTPIQQRAIPAVLAGEDLLALARTGSGKTLAFGLPLLQRLDATSSRVQGVVLVPTRELATQVSEALKTGADALGLRIVTLCGGVAQEQQMSELALGPQLLVATPGRLRDLLSQQVLVLDALHMLVLDEGDRLLEMGFWPDIQVILSAMPDARQTLLFSATLPAELESLVSGLLRAPRRIETDPLNGVAEDIEERLYLVNKSSKVPALVALLKEHAWPQVLVFISARDSADGVARKLIKAGVAVAALHGDKEQGVREQVLADFKAGRVRVLVATDLMARGIHVEALPVVINLDLPVSAPVYVHRVGRTARAGHAGLAISLVCHGETEPLAAIRTLTGRELALLALPGFPVTDQPGSGEGKRPPRDKQANRRTQVKRSVKQFKGKA, via the coding sequence ATGACCTTCTGCGAACTCGAACTGCATCCCGCCTTGCTGGCTAGCCTGCCTGCCACCCTGCAAAGACCGACGCCCATACAGCAACGGGCGATTCCGGCGGTATTGGCGGGAGAGGACCTGCTGGCACTGGCCCGTACCGGCAGTGGCAAGACCCTGGCGTTCGGACTCCCCCTGTTGCAGCGACTGGATGCCACCTCGTCCCGGGTGCAAGGGGTGGTGCTGGTGCCGACCCGGGAACTGGCGACCCAGGTGAGCGAGGCGCTGAAGACGGGGGCCGATGCCCTGGGGCTGCGAATCGTGACCCTGTGCGGCGGGGTGGCGCAGGAGCAGCAGATGAGTGAGCTGGCATTGGGGCCCCAGCTGCTGGTGGCGACACCGGGCCGATTGCGGGATCTGCTGAGCCAGCAGGTTCTGGTGCTGGATGCACTGCACATGCTGGTGCTGGATGAGGGAGATCGCCTGCTGGAGATGGGATTCTGGCCCGATATCCAGGTGATACTCAGCGCCATGCCCGATGCCCGCCAGACCCTGCTCTTCTCCGCCACTCTGCCGGCCGAGCTGGAGAGTCTGGTGAGCGGCTTGCTGCGGGCCCCCCGACGTATAGAAACGGATCCGCTCAACGGCGTGGCGGAGGATATCGAGGAGCGGCTCTATCTGGTGAACAAGAGCAGCAAAGTGCCCGCCCTTGTCGCTCTCTTGAAAGAGCATGCCTGGCCCCAGGTACTGGTGTTCATCAGTGCTCGCGACTCCGCAGACGGGGTGGCCCGCAAGCTCATCAAGGCGGGTGTCGCGGTGGCGGCGCTGCACGGGGATAAGGAACAAGGGGTCCGTGAGCAGGTGCTCGCCGATTTCAAGGCCGGCAGGGTGCGGGTGCTGGTGGCTACGGATCTGATGGCCCGCGGCATCCATGTGGAGGCCTTGCCCGTGGTGATCAACCTGGACTTGCCCGTCAGTGCCCCCGTCTATGTGCATCGTGTCGGCCGCACTGCACGGGCGGGGCACGCCGGGCTGGCTATCTCTCTGGTATGCCATGGCGAGACCGAACCGCTGGCCGCCATCCGCACCCTGACCGGGCGGGAGCTGGCGCTGCTGGCATTGCCCGGTTTCCCGGTGACGGATCAGCCCGGTAGCGGCGAGGGCAAGCGCCCACCCCGGGACAAGCAGGCCAACAGACGCACTCAGGTAAAGCGCAGCGTCAAGCAATTCAAGGGCAAGGCGTAA
- the tpx gene encoding thiol peroxidase — MSNTVTLQGNPVSVSGHFPVAGEQAKPFSLVAKDLSDVTLENFAGQRKILNIFPSVDTPTCATSVRKFNEQASSLNNAVVLCISADLPFAQARFCGAEGLDKVVNLSTLRGVSFLQDYGVAFSSGPLVGLAARAIVVLDADNKVLHSELVAEVADEPNYAAALAALA; from the coding sequence ATGAGCAATACCGTCACCCTGCAAGGCAACCCTGTCTCCGTCTCCGGTCACTTCCCCGTTGCCGGCGAGCAGGCCAAGCCCTTCTCCCTGGTTGCCAAGGATCTGTCCGATGTGACCCTGGAAAACTTCGCCGGTCAGCGCAAGATCCTGAACATCTTCCCGAGCGTGGACACCCCGACCTGCGCCACGTCAGTGCGCAAGTTCAACGAGCAGGCCAGCTCCCTGAACAACGCCGTGGTGCTGTGCATCTCCGCCGATCTGCCGTTCGCCCAGGCCCGTTTCTGTGGCGCCGAAGGTCTGGACAAGGTAGTAAACCTCTCCACCCTGCGCGGTGTCTCCTTCCTGCAGGACTACGGTGTGGCCTTCTCCTCCGGTCCGCTGGTAGGCCTGGCTGCCCGTGCCATCGTGGTGCTGGATGCCGACAACAAGGTTCTGCACAGCGAGCTGGTGGCCGAAGTGGCCGATGAGCCGAACTACGCCGCAGCCCTGGCCGCACTGGCCTGA
- a CDS encoding zinc/cadmium/mercury/lead-transporting ATPase — translation MSKSCCGTHPVAAPIKAIRASTTEHHHDSHCCDNAAPVTTCSASQPHEHQDHGVGDPPGDEEPPRGGCADQDCCTPPSPGISAHAHDHTAHTEEDEEPAPLGEPAQDASRHSWQVLGMDCPSCARKIETAVGRVAGVQQARVLFATEKLVVDLAPGLSPDPVTAAVRQAGFQLKGTVQGKTADQPSASPLMTLLGKYWQPLSLATLMLVAALLPDSVGKPLFVLATLWGLWPVTRKSWALTRSGSPFAIETLMTVAAVGALFLGETAEAAMVLLLFMLGEHLEAYAAGRARAGVTALMALVPDKALRIRKTPEGELREEVAADELRPGDLIEIAPGARLPADARLLDALGAFDESALTGESIPVERKQGDKVPAGSLAADRVLRLEVVSEPGNNAIDRILHLIEEAESQRAPIERFIDRFSRWYTPAMMLVALLVVLVPPLFFGQSWDEWIYRGLALLLIGCPCALVISTPAAVTSALAAATRQGALIKGGAALERLAHVDTVAFDKTGTLTLGKPQLTELISLDGKPESEWLALAAAIEQGSHHPLARAVVAAANEQGLTLSTATDLRALPGMGVEGRIDGLLWQLLAPSRVAALTEETGARIATLEQQGKTVVLLCQEGAAPVALLALRDQIRPDAAAALQELHSLGLQSIMLTGDNPRAAEAIATELGMGWRAGLLPEGKVEEIGKLTQSQKIAMIGDGVNDAPAMKRASIGIAMGGGTDVALETADAALTHNQLGGLAAMIRLSRAALANIHQNIALALGLKAIFLVTSLLGITGLWIAVLADTGATALVTANALRLLRKR, via the coding sequence ATGAGCAAATCCTGCTGCGGCACTCACCCGGTTGCCGCCCCGATCAAGGCCATCAGGGCCAGCACCACAGAGCACCACCACGACAGCCACTGCTGCGACAACGCGGCGCCTGTGACGACCTGCAGTGCCAGCCAGCCCCATGAGCATCAGGATCATGGCGTCGGCGACCCTCCCGGGGATGAAGAGCCCCCCAGAGGTGGCTGTGCCGACCAGGACTGTTGCACGCCCCCCTCACCCGGGATATCGGCCCATGCCCATGATCACACGGCTCACACCGAAGAGGATGAAGAGCCCGCCCCCCTTGGCGAACCGGCACAAGATGCCAGCCGCCATAGCTGGCAGGTACTGGGAATGGATTGCCCGAGCTGCGCCCGCAAGATAGAGACCGCCGTCGGCCGGGTGGCCGGTGTGCAGCAGGCCCGCGTGCTGTTCGCCACCGAAAAGCTGGTGGTGGATCTCGCCCCCGGCCTCTCCCCCGATCCCGTGACCGCCGCCGTGCGGCAAGCCGGCTTTCAGCTCAAGGGGACAGTCCAGGGCAAGACGGCCGATCAACCCTCTGCCAGCCCGCTGATGACGCTGCTCGGCAAGTACTGGCAGCCCCTCTCGCTGGCGACCCTGATGCTGGTCGCCGCCCTGCTGCCGGATAGCGTCGGCAAGCCGCTGTTTGTCCTGGCCACCCTGTGGGGGCTCTGGCCTGTGACCCGCAAGTCTTGGGCCCTGACCAGGAGCGGCTCGCCCTTCGCCATCGAGACCCTGATGACGGTCGCCGCCGTCGGCGCTCTCTTCCTCGGTGAGACCGCCGAGGCGGCCATGGTCTTGCTGCTGTTCATGCTGGGGGAACACCTGGAGGCCTATGCCGCCGGTCGGGCCCGGGCCGGGGTCACCGCCCTGATGGCGCTGGTACCGGACAAGGCGCTGCGCATCCGCAAGACCCCCGAAGGCGAGCTGCGTGAAGAGGTGGCGGCCGACGAATTGCGCCCCGGCGACCTCATCGAGATAGCCCCCGGTGCCCGGCTGCCTGCCGATGCCCGCCTGCTCGACGCCCTCGGCGCCTTCGACGAGAGCGCCCTGACCGGCGAGTCCATTCCGGTGGAACGCAAACAAGGGGACAAGGTGCCCGCCGGCAGCCTGGCGGCGGACAGGGTACTGCGCTTGGAAGTCGTCTCCGAACCCGGCAACAACGCCATCGACCGCATTCTGCACCTGATTGAAGAAGCCGAGAGCCAGCGCGCGCCCATCGAGCGCTTCATCGATCGCTTCAGCCGCTGGTATACCCCGGCCATGATGCTGGTCGCCCTGCTGGTGGTGCTGGTGCCACCCCTCTTCTTCGGCCAGAGCTGGGATGAGTGGATCTACCGCGGGTTGGCGCTCTTGCTCATCGGCTGCCCCTGCGCCTTGGTGATCTCCACCCCGGCGGCGGTCACTTCCGCCCTGGCGGCCGCCACCCGGCAGGGCGCCCTCATCAAGGGAGGCGCGGCGCTGGAGCGGCTCGCCCACGTCGATACCGTCGCCTTTGACAAGACTGGCACCCTGACCCTGGGCAAGCCACAACTCACAGAGCTGATCAGTCTGGATGGCAAACCCGAGTCCGAGTGGCTGGCGCTGGCCGCCGCCATCGAGCAGGGCTCCCACCACCCGCTGGCACGGGCCGTGGTGGCCGCCGCGAACGAACAGGGGCTAACCCTGTCTACCGCCACAGACCTTCGTGCCCTGCCCGGCATGGGGGTGGAGGGGCGCATCGATGGCCTGCTCTGGCAACTGCTGGCCCCAAGCCGGGTTGCAGCACTGACCGAGGAGACGGGCGCCAGAATTGCCACGCTCGAACAACAGGGCAAGACAGTCGTTCTGCTCTGCCAGGAGGGGGCCGCACCAGTCGCTCTGCTGGCCCTGCGCGACCAGATCCGGCCAGACGCCGCTGCGGCACTGCAAGAACTGCACAGCCTGGGGCTGCAGAGCATCATGCTGACCGGGGACAATCCCAGAGCCGCCGAGGCCATCGCCACCGAGCTCGGCATGGGCTGGCGTGCTGGCCTGCTGCCGGAAGGCAAGGTGGAGGAAATTGGCAAGCTGACCCAATCGCAGAAGATCGCCATGATAGGGGATGGCGTCAACGATGCCCCCGCCATGAAGCGAGCCAGCATCGGCATCGCCATGGGGGGCGGCACCGACGTGGCGCTGGAAACCGCGGATGCGGCCCTGACCCACAACCAGCTCGGTGGCCTTGCCGCCATGATCCGGCTGTCACGGGCCGCGCTCGCCAATATCCACCAAAACATTGCGCTGGCGCTGGGCCTCAAGGCCATCTTCCTGGTCACCAGTCTGCTGGGCATCACCGGTCTGTGGATAGCCGTGCTGGCCGATACCGGTGCCACTGCTCTGGTCACCGCCAACGCCCTGCGCCTGCTGCGCAAGCGCTGA
- the pulA gene encoding pullulanase-type alpha-1,6-glucosidase: MDMKKTKVALVTASLLALLSGCNDNGSSSPTPPTPQDEPVARLPNVQPPAELLVAGPNEAVIALVDTQTSAARGIDGPFASHSLHLWNNDACNATAEGGLNASWDDASKTASAADSFGPAWVVPLSKMEGCINFIARNGELANLTGADMKVEFSDHPDRTVAIVAGKNEIFGSRAEAFTAAFGVAGASAHLIDGNTLIWQGGKDKPHVRLYYTESGTITANSEGVFDFPYLKLTPTSLTAEQQAKYPHLKDAAAFALPSAADLKPLLKGELVAIGTDTSGVLQGATLVQSAGALDAVYAEAAAKLSYGAMVEGGNVTFRLWAPTAKSVKLALFDEHHQPLGERAMTLDEASGSWSQQGGSDLVGKYYRYAIEVYHPLNRKLESYQVTDPYSLSLAMNSEFSQVVDLDDPALKPEGWDSLKAPHSQANPADIVIYEAHVRDLTGNDESTPAEHRGKFLGLTDGDSVPVKHLKSLAKSGVSHLHLLPVFDIATIDEDPAKVANISDDFSKLCEVNPEVKNSKFASHCGGGQTIASVLEDLQTTDSKENPVVQELYGYLRGVDSFNWGYDPYHYTTPEGSYATDAEGTVRIKEFREMVQAIKQNIGMNVVMDVVYNHTNEAGLSSKSVLDKIVPWYYQRLNPETGSVENSTCCSNTAPEHAMFAKLIDDSLVTWARDYKIDAFRFDLMGHHPRDQIVQALAEVKKVNPEMYFYGEGWNFGEVENDKRFVQATQKHLGGTGIGSFSDRLRDAVRGGSPFDGGEGIRKTQGFGNGAFIDPNEVDGVDLATALHQSDLVRLGMAGNLKEFVLTDKDGIPKKGSDIDYNGQAAGYAQDPTEIQNYVSKHDNQTLFDNLVYKAPAGADLVRMQGVSLATAMLGQGIPFTHAGSELLRSKSMERDSYDSGDWYNRVDYTLGDNNFDKGLPRKDKDEANYGLIEQVLGQHSKPTPDQIAEMQGFYQELAELRQSSRLLRLGSGAEVIKRVDFRNTGPDQLPGLIVMSVDDGTGAGADLDPTIDGLVVMINASNASQSIGDFRDGNDQPIDLSGMVLSSAHRGTDSIASGASVSGGELTLGAWSAAVFVKPQSGAQGTGLPVGKKTDLSTIPPFGDTGVFVRGFLNQWDPVNQMNFSGNFTYEFTTEVTADQLGSTQVKIAGSDWGGPINYGKCSDSDQLAAGQVSVLCANGGDLPFNVDKAGTYKFVFTAMNKEKPSLSVSYTEPVQACKVLDTVSGNPLGFPLYVRGSLSNWNAQAAYQLNYKGMDGNLAIYQAAFNYAGSFEFKFANDDGNWSKQFYVQDAGGKLLPLSAEQSYPLQHGDGGMGNNSVTLDSGLWSFLIKVDPSKASGEVGTVIIQECSPR; this comes from the coding sequence ATGGATATGAAAAAGACCAAAGTGGCGCTGGTAACAGCCTCACTGCTCGCGCTTTTGTCTGGCTGTAATGACAACGGCTCCTCGTCCCCTACTCCTCCCACACCTCAGGATGAGCCCGTCGCTCGTCTTCCCAATGTGCAACCACCGGCCGAGCTGCTGGTGGCGGGCCCCAACGAAGCGGTGATCGCCCTGGTGGATACCCAGACCAGCGCGGCGCGCGGCATCGACGGCCCCTTCGCCAGTCATAGTTTGCACCTGTGGAACAACGATGCCTGTAACGCCACCGCCGAAGGCGGCTTGAACGCGAGCTGGGACGATGCCAGCAAGACGGCGTCGGCCGCGGACAGTTTCGGCCCCGCCTGGGTGGTGCCCCTATCCAAGATGGAAGGCTGCATCAACTTCATCGCCCGTAACGGTGAGCTGGCGAACCTGACCGGTGCCGACATGAAGGTGGAGTTCAGCGATCACCCGGATCGCACCGTGGCCATTGTCGCGGGCAAGAACGAGATCTTCGGCAGCCGTGCCGAGGCCTTCACCGCCGCCTTCGGCGTGGCCGGGGCCAGTGCCCACCTGATCGATGGCAACACCCTGATCTGGCAAGGGGGCAAGGACAAACCCCATGTTCGTCTCTACTACACCGAGTCCGGTACCATCACCGCCAACAGCGAAGGGGTGTTCGACTTCCCCTACCTCAAGCTGACCCCCACCAGCCTGACTGCCGAGCAGCAGGCCAAGTACCCGCACCTCAAGGATGCCGCCGCCTTTGCTCTGCCGTCGGCTGCGGATCTCAAGCCCCTGCTCAAGGGGGAGCTGGTGGCCATCGGCACCGACACGAGCGGTGTGCTACAGGGGGCGACCCTGGTGCAGAGCGCCGGCGCCCTCGACGCCGTCTACGCCGAAGCCGCCGCCAAGCTCAGCTATGGCGCCATGGTCGAGGGGGGTAACGTCACCTTCCGGCTGTGGGCGCCGACCGCCAAGTCGGTCAAGCTGGCGCTGTTTGATGAGCACCACCAGCCCCTCGGCGAGCGGGCCATGACCCTGGATGAGGCGAGCGGCAGCTGGAGCCAGCAGGGGGGCAGCGATCTTGTCGGCAAGTATTACCGCTACGCCATCGAGGTTTATCACCCCCTCAACCGCAAGCTGGAATCCTATCAGGTGACCGACCCCTACTCCCTGAGCCTCGCCATGAACTCCGAGTTCAGCCAGGTGGTGGATCTCGACGATCCGGCCCTCAAGCCCGAGGGCTGGGATAGCCTGAAAGCCCCCCACAGCCAGGCCAATCCGGCCGACATCGTCATCTACGAGGCCCACGTCCGGGATCTGACCGGCAATGATGAATCCACCCCGGCCGAGCACAGGGGCAAGTTCCTCGGGCTGACCGATGGCGACAGCGTGCCGGTCAAGCACCTGAAATCCCTGGCCAAGAGCGGCGTCAGCCACCTGCACCTGCTGCCGGTGTTCGACATCGCCACCATCGACGAGGATCCGGCCAAGGTCGCCAACATCAGCGACGACTTCAGCAAGCTGTGCGAGGTCAATCCCGAGGTCAAGAACTCCAAGTTCGCCAGCCACTGTGGTGGCGGCCAGACCATAGCGTCCGTGCTGGAGGATCTGCAGACCACGGATAGCAAGGAAAACCCGGTGGTGCAGGAGCTGTATGGCTATCTGCGCGGGGTGGACTCCTTCAACTGGGGTTATGACCCCTACCACTACACCACCCCGGAAGGCTCCTATGCCACCGATGCGGAGGGGACAGTGCGGATCAAGGAGTTCCGCGAGATGGTGCAGGCCATCAAGCAGAACATCGGCATGAACGTGGTGATGGACGTGGTCTACAACCACACCAACGAGGCGGGGCTGAGTTCGAAGTCCGTGCTCGACAAGATAGTGCCCTGGTATTACCAGCGTCTGAACCCGGAGACCGGCTCGGTGGAAAACTCCACCTGCTGCTCCAACACGGCGCCGGAACACGCCATGTTTGCCAAGCTCATCGACGACTCCCTGGTGACCTGGGCACGGGACTACAAGATAGATGCCTTCCGCTTCGATCTGATGGGGCATCACCCGAGAGATCAAATCGTACAGGCCCTGGCAGAGGTGAAGAAGGTCAACCCGGAGATGTACTTCTACGGGGAGGGCTGGAACTTCGGCGAGGTGGAGAACGACAAGCGCTTCGTGCAGGCGACCCAGAAGCATCTCGGCGGCACCGGCATCGGTTCCTTCTCCGATCGGCTGCGGGATGCGGTGCGTGGCGGCAGCCCCTTTGATGGCGGCGAGGGGATCCGCAAGACCCAGGGCTTCGGCAATGGGGCCTTCATCGATCCCAACGAGGTGGACGGTGTCGATCTCGCCACCGCCCTGCACCAGTCCGATCTGGTGCGCCTCGGCATGGCGGGGAACCTCAAGGAGTTCGTTCTGACCGACAAGGACGGCATTCCGAAGAAGGGTTCTGACATCGACTACAACGGCCAGGCGGCGGGCTATGCCCAGGATCCGACCGAAATCCAGAACTATGTCTCCAAGCATGACAACCAGACCCTGTTCGACAATCTGGTCTACAAGGCGCCGGCCGGTGCCGATCTGGTGCGGATGCAGGGGGTATCGCTCGCGACCGCCATGCTGGGGCAGGGGATCCCCTTCACCCACGCTGGTAGCGAGTTGCTGCGCTCCAAGTCCATGGAGCGGGACAGCTACGATTCCGGTGACTGGTACAACCGGGTCGATTACACCCTTGGGGACAACAACTTCGACAAGGGTCTGCCACGCAAGGACAAGGATGAGGCCAACTATGGCCTGATCGAGCAGGTACTCGGCCAGCACAGCAAGCCGACGCCGGATCAGATTGCCGAGATGCAGGGCTTCTATCAGGAGCTGGCGGAACTGCGCCAATCTTCCCGTCTGCTGCGTCTTGGCAGCGGTGCCGAGGTGATCAAGCGGGTCGATTTTCGCAACACCGGTCCTGACCAGCTCCCGGGTCTTATCGTGATGAGCGTGGATGACGGCACCGGCGCCGGTGCGGATCTGGATCCGACCATCGACGGCCTGGTGGTGATGATCAACGCCAGCAACGCCTCCCAGAGCATCGGCGACTTCCGTGACGGCAACGATCAGCCCATCGATCTTTCCGGCATGGTGTTGAGCAGCGCCCATCGCGGCACTGACAGCATCGCCAGTGGAGCCTCGGTCAGTGGTGGTGAGCTGACCCTGGGTGCCTGGTCTGCCGCCGTCTTCGTCAAGCCGCAGAGCGGTGCCCAGGGCACAGGCCTGCCGGTGGGCAAGAAGACGGATCTGAGTACCATCCCCCCGTTTGGTGACACCGGAGTCTTCGTACGCGGCTTCCTGAACCAGTGGGATCCGGTCAACCAGATGAACTTCAGTGGCAACTTTACTTATGAGTTCACCACCGAAGTGACGGCCGATCAGCTGGGGTCGACTCAGGTGAAGATCGCCGGTAGCGACTGGGGCGGGCCAATCAACTACGGCAAATGCAGTGATTCCGATCAGCTGGCGGCAGGCCAGGTCAGCGTGCTCTGCGCCAATGGCGGAGATCTGCCGTTCAACGTCGACAAGGCCGGAACCTACAAGTTCGTGTTTACCGCCATGAACAAGGAAAAGCCCAGCCTGAGCGTCAGCTACACCGAGCCGGTGCAAGCCTGCAAGGTGCTGGACACGGTGTCAGGCAATCCGCTCGGCTTCCCGCTCTATGTGCGCGGCAGCCTGAGCAACTGGAATGCCCAGGCCGCCTACCAGCTGAACTATAAGGGGATGGATGGCAACCTGGCCATCTATCAGGCGGCGTTCAACTATGCAGGCAGTTTCGAGTTCAAGTTTGCCAACGACGATGGCAACTGGAGCAAGCAGTTCTACGTGCAGGATGCGGGCGGCAAGCTGCTCCCGCTGAGCGCTGAACAATCCTATCCGCTGCAACACGGGGATGGTGGCATGGGTAACAACAGTGTCACGCTGGACAGCGGTCTGTGGAGCTTCCTCATCAAGGTCGATCCCAGCAAGGCATCCGGTGAAGTAGGCACCGTCATTATTCAGGAGTGCAGCCCCAGGTAA